The proteins below are encoded in one region of Aquisphaera giovannonii:
- a CDS encoding amino acid permease gives MPSEQPQGGSGGNPEPPPRPPAREAGATPTRFLILSSALLAFIGAWPTAAVVLCDLASTAYYIGGIVESQIGKAAPWFILAVMLFSYAVRSVYIESCAMFVRGGVYRIVGEAMGHGMAKASVSALMFDYILTGPISAVLAGHYLVRLVNAFLVHFRVPRTISERWGAVGVALAVVLYFYQVNVRGIRASSDKALKIMAATTVMAAPGPSPA, from the coding sequence ATGCCATCGGAACAGCCCCAGGGGGGGTCGGGCGGCAATCCCGAGCCCCCGCCCCGTCCCCCCGCCCGGGAGGCCGGCGCCACGCCAACCCGGTTCCTGATCCTCTCCAGCGCCCTGCTCGCGTTCATCGGGGCCTGGCCCACCGCCGCCGTCGTCCTCTGCGACCTGGCGAGCACCGCCTACTACATCGGCGGCATCGTCGAGTCCCAGATCGGCAAGGCGGCCCCCTGGTTCATCCTCGCGGTCATGCTCTTCAGCTACGCCGTGCGCAGCGTCTACATCGAGAGCTGCGCCATGTTCGTCCGCGGCGGCGTCTACCGCATCGTCGGGGAGGCCATGGGCCACGGCATGGCCAAGGCCTCGGTCTCGGCCCTGATGTTCGACTACATCCTCACCGGGCCGATCAGCGCGGTCTTGGCGGGCCATTACCTGGTGCGGCTGGTCAACGCCTTCCTCGTCCATTTCCGGGTGCCGCGGACCATCTCGGAGCGATGGGGCGCCGTCGGCGTCGCGCTGGCGGTCGTGCTCTACTTCTATCAGGTCAACGTCCGCGGCATCCGCGCCTCCAGCGACAAGGCCCTGAAGATCATGGCGGCGACGACCGTGATGGCGGCGCCCGGGCCCTCGCCGGCGTGA
- a CDS encoding type II toxin-antitoxin system VapC family toxin — MNHLVDTNILCRLAEPGHAMHQAALDAVKLLAARGDQLHIVPQNLYEFWVVCTRPVSLNGMGRTAVEALSELRSLKSLFDLLDETPRVFQVWEQLVSTRPVLGRNAHDARLVAAMMVHGLTHILTFNAQDFRGYQGIIAVSPGGILQP, encoded by the coding sequence ATGAACCATCTCGTCGACACCAACATCCTGTGCCGTCTGGCCGAGCCCGGGCACGCGATGCATCAGGCGGCCCTCGACGCCGTGAAGCTCCTCGCCGCGAGAGGCGATCAACTCCACATTGTCCCGCAGAACTTGTATGAATTTTGGGTTGTCTGTACGAGGCCCGTCAGCCTCAATGGCATGGGCAGGACGGCCGTCGAGGCCCTCTCGGAACTCCGAAGTCTCAAATCGCTGTTCGACCTCCTCGACGAGACGCCGAGGGTCTTCCAGGTCTGGGAGCAACTGGTCTCGACGCGGCCGGTGCTCGGGAGGAATGCACACGACGCCCGCCTCGTCGCCGCCATGATGGTCCACGGACTGACCCACATCCTCACGTTCAACGCCCAGGACTTCCGGGGTTATCAGGGCATCATCGCCGTCTCTCCGGGCGGTATCTTGCAGCCGTGA